The following proteins are encoded in a genomic region of Astatotilapia calliptera chromosome 22, fAstCal1.2, whole genome shotgun sequence:
- the LOC113015065 gene encoding uncharacterized protein LOC113015065 gives MPRLQSGVWKHFTPAIKDGRETFMCNYCSKTYTKNATKMQMHLDKCKEYSVVLQQSPGPDGSSSASIPVPSLSFLPSATPGGQFLIDSVDQRSQAYADECLARAVYATSSPLTLTDNIYWKRFFSVLRPAYCPPPREALSSHLLDCEFDRVQSQVHESIGKADCVAIISSGWSNVKETGTIIYAVATPVPLFYKCTMTKEQTRTSTFIADELKGVINEVGSQKVFAVVTDDAPEMMAAWAQVEEAFPHISAIGCTASGVERLFDDIVAQPSMKSLCRRAEQVVRCVQERQMLSDTFRCWQTTKIRDHTSKGTALELPSGTNWTSVVNMFSSLLEGQNSLREMAVSPTLDIEVTVRATLQDAEFWKGLSSSRNLLYLIGNYIDFLKREDAALSGVVDMFSQLRYVIGTSLSASVLHSGEQKAVMASLDRCQEFCVKPIHAAAYMLDPKHVGQQTLTGEQINSAYYAISNLSHHLNLDEGKVLGSFARFSAKQGLWKGAGIWSSCQHVSASTWWKGLCSSEPLSAVAFAILQIPPTTGACERLWQHLRSMKMKGFVSAERVQKLVAVQANLNLLEPSDFDYAPLESDEEKKASFQSESHQ, from the coding sequence ATGCCACGCTTGCAGTCCGGTGTGTGGAAGCATTTTACCCCAGCCATCAAAGATGGAAGAGAGACCTTCATGTGCAACTACTGCTCAAAGACATACACAAAGAACGCGACTAAGATGCAGATGCATTTAGACAAATGCAAGGAGTACTCTGTGGTTTTGCAGCAGTCGCCCGGCCCAGATGGGAGCTCCTCTGCCTCCATCCCTGTTCCCTCCTTATCGTTCTTGCCATCTGCCACTCCTGGGGGACAGTTTCTCATTGATTCTGTGGATCAGCGCAGCCAGGCGTATGCCGACGAGTGCCTGGCGAGAGCTGTGTACGCCACATCTTCACCCCTCACTCTCACAGACAATATTTACTGGAAACGATTTTTCAGTGTTCTTCGGCCGGCTTATTGTCCGCCCCCTAGAGAGGCTCTTTCCTCACATCTGTTGGACTGTGAGTTTGACAGAGTACAAAGCCAGGTTCATGAGAGCATAGGGAAAGCAGACTGCGTCGCCATCATCAGCAGTGGCTGGTCTAACGTGAAAGAAACTGGGACTATTATCTATGCTGTTGCTACTCCCGTACCGCTGTTTTACAAATGCACAATGACAAAGGAGCAGACACGCACAAGCACATTTATTGCTGACGAACTTAAAGGCGTCATAAATGAAGTCGGTTCACAAAAGGTTTTCGCTGTCGTCACTGACGATGCCCCGGAAATGATGGCAGCGTGGGCTCAAGTGGAGGAAGCTTTCCCGCACATATCAGCTATTGGCTGCACAGCGTCCGGTGTCGAGCGTCTCTTTGACGACATAGTGGCGCAGCCGTCTATGAAGTCACTGTGTAGGAGAGCTGAGCAGGTGGTGAGGTGTGTTCAAGAGCGGCAAATGTTAAGTGACACTTTTAGGTGCTGGCAGACTACAAAAATAAGAGACCACACTTCTAAAGGGACAGCACTGGAACTGCCCTCTGGCACAAACTGGACTAGTGTGGTTAACATGTTCAGCAGCCTCCTCGAGGGTCAGAACTCTCTACGAGAGATGGCAGTCTCTCCCACACTGGATATTGAAGTGACTGTCAGGGCTACTTTGCAGGATGCCGAGTTTTGGAAAGGGCTGAGCAGCAGTCGGAACTTACTGTACTTGATTGGGAATTATATTGATTTCTTGAAAAGAGAAGATGCCGCGCTCTCTGGTGTTGTCGACATGTTCAGTCAGCTAAGATACGTCATCGGGACTTCTCTGTCAGCATCTGTGCTGCACAGCGGCGAGCAGAAAGCTGTCATGGCATCATTAGACAGGTGTCAGGAGTTCTGCGTGAAACCTATCCACGCAGCAGCGTACATGCTCGATCCAAAGCACGTCGGACAGCAGACGCTCACCGGGGAGCAGATAAACAGCGCTTACTATGCGATATCCAACCTGTCGCACCATTTGAATCTCGACGAGGGTAAAGTGCTCGGCAGCTTTGCCAGGTTCTCGGCCAAGCAGGGACTGTGGAAGGGGGCTGGAATATGGAGCTCGTGTCAGCACGTGTCCGCATCCACATGGTGGAAAGGCCTGTGCTCTTCTGAGCCGCTCTCTGCCGTAGCCTTCGCTATACTCCAGATCCCACCGACAACAGGTGCGTGCGAGCGCCTGTGGCAGCACCTCCGTAGTATGAAGATGAAAGGCTTTGTCTCAGCGGAGAGGGTGCAGAAACTTGTCGCAGTGCAGGCAAATCTCAATCTTTTAGAGCCAAGCGACTTCGACTATGCTCCACTGGAGAGTGACGAAGAGAAAAAGGCTTCATTTCAATCAGAGTCTCACCAGTAA